Sequence from the Arcobacter sp. F155 genome:
GTGAAAATGCGCATGTTTAATAATGATGGTTCAGAAGGAAAGAGTTGTGGTAACGGTTTACGATGCGTAGCGAAATATGCGTATGAGCATAAACTAGGAGAAGAAACAGTTTTCACAATTGAAACGTTAGCTGGTATTGTAACAGCGGAAGTAACGGTAGAAGAAGGGAAAGTTACATTAGCGAAAATCGATATGGGAGCACCGCGTTTAACACGTGCAGAAATACCGAT
This genomic interval carries:
- the dapF gene encoding diaminopimelate epimerase — protein: VKMRMFNNDGSEGKSCGNGLRCVAKYAYEHKLGEETVFTIETLAGIVTAEVTVEEGKVTLAKIDMGAPRLTRAEIPMLGEGETPFIRENFLYNNHRYAFTAVSMGNPHAVIFVDDVEQAPLTTLGPVLETHEMFPERVNVEFIEIL